Part of the Leptotrichia massiliensis genome, CGCCTGAAACTACTCCCAAAATATATGATAAAAGAATTAAAATACATCCAGCAAAATATCTTCTTCGTAAAAAGTAGAAAAATAATGCGAATATTCCTAAAACAACTGCAATTAACGAAGATCTTGAACCAGTAAGCAGTATTGTCAGAATATTCATTAAAAATACAGCAAAATTAATTTTTGATTTTTTTTCAAAAGTAAAATATAAATTTATGATTGCTGACATCATCATAATGCTTCCTAAATAATTTGGATTAAAGTACGCAAAGTATCCGATTCTGTTATGTGTGAATAAAAATTCTCCTAACCCAACTAAAAGCGAAATTCCCGAAAATTTTGCCATCCATTCCAAATTATTTTTTTTGAATTCTACATCAACAATTAACGTATAATAACGCCCAACTATAATACATAAAAATATGGGAATTGCCATTAAACCTAAAATATTTTTATAAAATGCGGAAGTTATAAGTGAAAATCCCAAAACAATTCCTACTGTAATGAGCGACTTGTCCTTAAATATTTTTTTATATTCTCCAGTTATAAATATATTTATTAATATTAGAATGCTAAATAGGATAACTAAAGCATAATGTATAAAAATTGAAGCACCTAAAAGTAAATACAATTTTTCTAGATACTTCTGATTTTTTGTATCCAAGTTTCCTCCTTATAGTTATAATAACATAGTAAAACTAAATTTTAAATTTTTTTATAATACTCCCTGCTCAAAGGCATAAGGAGTATATTTTCCACTTTTTGTATCAATGCTTTTAATAATTTTTTTCACTTCCGTTGCTGTTTCAAATGTGAAATCTAGCCTCAATTCATCTAAATTCAGTTCATAAATATCATCCAGCCTTGGTATCAGATTCATTGGCTTATCTAGATAGAGCTCAATATTATCGAGTTCATTTTTTACAATTTTGTACTTGTCATAAAATTCTCCTTCCAGTTCCTTGTATTCCTTATCAAAAATTTTATGTTCGATATACATTCCTTTTAGGTAACCGTAAATCACAAGCCCTTTTTTCAGTTTGTCAGATTTTATGTTTTTTAATTGCCGATAACTTAATTCTGGCGATAAAAATACTGTTTCAAGATTATTGAAAGTAGAAAACATATCAATTGTATGATTATTGAAAACATTTAAGTTCCAGTCCAGCGTTTGTCCTTTTGTTCCAGTTTTTTCTCCCATAATTGCCTGATAAAGATTGGAAACTAGGTTTGTACCTGTTTTTATCTTATCTGTTTTTGACAAATTCTTTTCCTTTGCAACATCAAACTGTTTTCGGTAAATTTTTGTTATTCCCATTTCACGGCAGGCGTTTTCCTGCTCATCATTTGTAACAAGTGCTGAAATAACAGGTTTTTTACTATCTTTAGATTTTTTATTTTCCAGATTAATTGTTTCAAAATTATATTTTTTTCGCTCAATAGCAGTTCTTTTGTAAGAGTCAAGCAATTTTTCCAAAAGTTCTGAAACACAT contains:
- a CDS encoding O-antigen ligase family protein, producing the protein MDTKNQKYLEKLYLLLGASIFIHYALVILFSILILINIFITGEYKKIFKDKSLITVGIVLGFSLITSAFYKNILGLMAIPIFLCIIVGRYYTLIVDVEFKKNNLEWMAKFSGISLLVGLGEFLFTHNRIGYFAYFNPNYLGSIMMMSAIINLYFTFEKKSKINFAVFLMNILTILLTGSRSSLIAVVLGIFALFFYFLRRRYFAGCILILLSYILGVVSGVFPFLRESTLIEYFWLRVEIIDMAFRIFKKTNILYGHGNFFYYKFTNYVYPHSHNALVELLLSYGLIGTIALFAVFLRYLYDILKNDRNNVLKIALIAGIVVHNFTDFAIFWVQTVLLFIMALAYKEQNEQIRGYRQRRNK